A genomic window from Streptomyces sp. HUAS YS2 includes:
- a CDS encoding ATP-dependent DNA ligase has product MSPAGRPGSTGLPAGLDPPVRVALARSVGSLPRGAGLAYEPKFDGHRMVVLRYPGDKVLLQARSGRIVTAAFPDLAEAARELPAGTVLDGEVVVWREGRTDFAAVQARAAATPARAPALARRLPASYAAFDVLAEGGTDLRAKRYEVRRERLVALLGPLGPPLQPVPMTTDPELAVTWYETLPEAGVEGLVVKRLDSTYRGGARLWEKLRHTDTRDAVVVGYTGPAQRPSALVLVVPDDDTPALSSPLAPALRIQAGRALGVPAAGAEDLADDDSTVTAVGVGEVPYRRVPPELTAEVARGTTRQHNLITVLRLRTTE; this is encoded by the coding sequence GTGAGTCCCGCCGGGCGGCCCGGGTCCACCGGGCTCCCCGCCGGTCTCGATCCCCCGGTGCGGGTGGCGCTCGCGCGGTCGGTGGGGTCGCTGCCGCGCGGGGCGGGGCTCGCGTACGAGCCGAAGTTCGACGGTCACCGGATGGTGGTCCTCCGGTACCCCGGGGACAAGGTGCTGCTGCAGGCGCGATCCGGCCGTATCGTCACGGCCGCGTTCCCCGATCTGGCGGAGGCGGCACGGGAGTTGCCGGCCGGCACGGTGCTGGACGGCGAGGTCGTCGTGTGGCGGGAGGGACGCACCGACTTCGCCGCAGTACAGGCGCGCGCGGCGGCCACGCCCGCGCGGGCGCCCGCCCTCGCGCGCCGGCTGCCCGCCTCGTACGCCGCCTTCGACGTCCTCGCGGAGGGCGGCACGGATCTGCGGGCGAAACGGTACGAGGTACGGCGCGAACGGCTCGTCGCGCTCCTCGGACCGCTCGGGCCACCCCTCCAGCCGGTGCCGATGACGACGGACCCGGAGCTGGCCGTGACCTGGTACGAGACGCTGCCGGAGGCCGGGGTCGAGGGCCTGGTCGTGAAGCGGCTCGACTCGACGTACCGGGGCGGCGCGCGACTGTGGGAGAAGCTCCGGCACACCGACACCCGGGACGCCGTGGTCGTCGGGTACACCGGACCCGCGCAGCGGCCTTCCGCGCTGGTCCTGGTGGTGCCCGACGACGACACCCCGGCGCTCTCCAGCCCTCTCGCGCCCGCGCTGCGCATCCAGGCGGGCCGGGCGCTGGGCGTGCCGGCGGCGGGTGCGGAGGACCTCGCCGACGACGACTCGACAGTGACCGCCGTCGGCGTCGGCGAGGTCCCGTACCGGCGCGTTCCTCCCGAGCTGACCGCCGAGGTGGCCCGGGGAACCACCCGGCAGCACAACCTGATCACCGTCCTGCGCCTGCGCACCACGGAGTGA
- a CDS encoding FtsW/RodA/SpoVE family cell cycle protein, giving the protein MTATTTDRPPPGVRVPKRRGVELSLLVGAVLLSVFGYMDVGLARNGAVPPDAARYGAGLGLLALVAHLAVRFRAPFADPLLLPIAVLLNGLGLVLIYRLDLETPRDQAATTQLVWSTLGVGLFIAVVVLLRDHRTLQRYAYLSMAAALALMIVPIFFPAVNGAKIWIRIGGLSFQPGEFAKILLAVFFAAYLAANRNALAYTGRRIWRLQLPTGRVLGPIVAIWLLSVGVLILERDLGTSLLFFGLFVIMLYVATGRTGWIAVGLLLAGLGAFAVGSLEPHVHSRVEDWLNPYASIEAGDGPGQLAQSLFAFAAGGMFGTGLGLGHSVLIGFAAKSDFILATAGEELGLAGLTALFLLYALLVARGYRAGLALRDPFGRLLAIGLASILALQVFVIAGGVTGLIPLTGMAMPFLAQGGSSVVTNWVIVALLIRVSDSARMPRPETVEAGTIAPLVPDAR; this is encoded by the coding sequence ATGACCGCAACGACGACGGACCGGCCCCCGCCCGGGGTACGCGTCCCGAAGCGCCGCGGCGTGGAACTCTCGCTCCTCGTCGGGGCCGTGCTGCTGTCCGTCTTCGGCTACATGGACGTCGGCCTGGCGCGGAACGGCGCCGTCCCGCCCGACGCCGCGCGCTACGGCGCGGGGCTCGGGCTGCTCGCGCTCGTCGCCCATCTCGCCGTCCGGTTCCGCGCGCCCTTCGCCGACCCGCTGCTGCTGCCGATCGCGGTCCTGCTCAACGGCCTCGGCCTGGTACTGATCTACCGGCTCGACCTGGAGACGCCCCGGGACCAGGCCGCGACCACCCAACTGGTCTGGTCGACCCTGGGCGTGGGGCTGTTCATCGCCGTCGTGGTGCTGCTGCGCGACCACCGCACGCTGCAGCGGTACGCGTACCTCTCCATGGCCGCCGCGCTCGCGCTGATGATCGTGCCGATCTTCTTCCCCGCAGTGAACGGGGCGAAGATCTGGATCCGGATCGGCGGACTGTCCTTCCAGCCCGGGGAGTTCGCCAAGATCCTGCTCGCGGTGTTCTTCGCCGCGTACCTGGCCGCGAACCGCAACGCGCTGGCGTACACCGGCCGCCGGATCTGGCGGCTCCAGCTGCCCACCGGCCGGGTGCTCGGGCCGATCGTCGCGATCTGGCTGCTGAGCGTCGGGGTGCTGATCCTGGAACGGGACCTCGGGACCTCGCTGCTCTTCTTCGGGCTCTTCGTGATCATGCTGTACGTGGCGACCGGCCGGACCGGCTGGATCGCCGTCGGTCTGCTGCTCGCCGGACTCGGGGCGTTCGCGGTCGGCTCCCTCGAACCGCACGTGCACAGCAGGGTGGAGGACTGGCTGAACCCGTACGCGTCCATCGAGGCGGGCGACGGGCCGGGGCAGCTCGCCCAGTCGCTGTTCGCCTTCGCGGCCGGCGGGATGTTCGGCACCGGGCTCGGGCTCGGCCACTCCGTCCTCATCGGCTTCGCCGCCAAGTCGGACTTCATCCTGGCGACGGCCGGGGAGGAACTCGGCCTGGCGGGACTGACCGCGCTGTTCCTGCTGTACGCGCTGCTCGTCGCGCGCGGCTACCGGGCCGGGCTCGCGCTGCGCGACCCTTTCGGCCGGCTGCTCGCGATCGGGCTCGCGTCGATCCTGGCGCTCCAGGTGTTCGTGATCGCGGGAGGGGTGACCGGGCTGATCCCGCTGACCGGCATGGCGATGCCGTTCCTGGCGCAGGGCGGTTCGTCGGTCGTCACCAACTGGGTCATCGTGGCGCTGCTGATCCGGGTCAGCGACTCGGCGCGGATGCCGCGCCCGGAGACGGTGGAGGCGGGCACGATCGCCCCGCTCGTACCGGACGCCCGATGA
- a CDS encoding penicillin-binding transpeptidase domain-containing protein codes for MIPYIRRAAALLLVLLAALLVNAARVQLWEAAALDENPANRRVAIARYEQPRGNILVDGKPVTGSRDSGEQLRYERTYKRGPVYAPVTGYSSQTYGTTLVENAEDGILAGTDPMLAPLPFWNDISRAREPGGDAVTTIRAAVQEAAYRGLGGKRGAVAAIEPSSGRILALVSSPSYDPGVLSGTGRPVKEAWARLNGSPNQPMLNRAIRQTYPPGSTFKIVTAAAALDAGVVTDVDAATDTPEPYVLPGTRTVLPNAASGCADASLADAIRWSCNTVMAELGVRVGLDGMVEAAERFGFDDPGLRIPSGVAASNFDRDMSVDQLALSSIGQFDTTATPLQMAMVAAAVANNGEIAYPYLVERTTAGGGRTVDRTGRRSYRQAMRPGTALRLQQMMTEVVTEGTGTNAAIPGARVGGKTGTAQHGVGNAGTPYAWFIAFAQADGAPQPGVAVAVVVEDAEARRTEISGNGIAAPIAKAVMEEALRAEPQRP; via the coding sequence ATGATCCCGTACATCCGGCGGGCGGCCGCGCTGCTGCTCGTCCTGCTCGCCGCGCTGCTGGTGAACGCGGCGCGGGTGCAGCTGTGGGAGGCTGCGGCGCTGGACGAGAACCCGGCCAACCGGCGGGTGGCGATCGCCCGTTACGAGCAGCCGCGCGGGAACATCCTGGTGGACGGCAAGCCGGTGACCGGCTCGCGGGACAGCGGCGAGCAGCTGCGCTACGAGCGCACGTACAAGCGCGGGCCGGTGTACGCGCCGGTGACCGGGTACTCGTCCCAGACGTACGGCACGACCCTGGTGGAGAACGCGGAGGACGGGATCCTGGCGGGCACGGACCCGATGCTCGCGCCGCTGCCGTTCTGGAACGACATCAGCCGGGCGCGGGAGCCGGGCGGCGACGCGGTGACGACGATCCGGGCGGCCGTGCAGGAGGCGGCGTACCGGGGGCTCGGCGGGAAGCGGGGCGCGGTCGCCGCGATCGAGCCGTCCAGCGGGCGGATCCTGGCGCTGGTGAGCAGCCCCTCGTACGACCCGGGGGTGCTGTCCGGGACGGGGAGACCGGTCAAGGAGGCGTGGGCGCGGCTGAACGGCTCGCCGAACCAGCCGATGCTGAACCGGGCGATCCGGCAGACGTATCCGCCCGGCTCCACGTTCAAGATCGTGACGGCCGCGGCGGCGCTGGACGCGGGGGTGGTGACGGACGTCGACGCGGCGACCGACACCCCCGAGCCGTACGTCCTGCCGGGGACCCGGACGGTGCTGCCGAACGCGGCGAGCGGCTGCGCGGACGCGTCGCTCGCGGACGCGATCCGCTGGTCGTGCAACACGGTGATGGCCGAGCTGGGGGTGCGGGTCGGGCTGGACGGGATGGTGGAGGCGGCGGAGCGGTTCGGCTTCGACGACCCGGGGCTGCGGATCCCGTCCGGGGTGGCCGCGTCCAACTTCGACCGGGACATGAGCGTGGACCAGCTGGCGCTGTCGTCGATCGGGCAGTTCGACACGACGGCGACACCGCTGCAGATGGCGATGGTGGCGGCGGCGGTCGCGAACAACGGGGAGATCGCCTACCCGTACCTGGTGGAGCGGACGACGGCGGGGGGCGGTCGGACGGTGGACCGGACGGGGCGGCGGAGCTACCGGCAGGCGATGCGGCCGGGGACGGCACTGCGGCTGCAGCAGATGATGACCGAGGTGGTGACGGAGGGGACCGGCACGAACGCGGCGATCCCGGGGGCGCGGGTGGGCGGCAAGACGGGCACGGCGCAGCACGGGGTGGGCAACGCGGGGACGCCGTACGCCTGGTTCATCGCCTTCGCGCAGGCGGACGGCGCACCGCAGCCGGGGGTCGCGGTCGCCGTGGTCGTCGAGGACGCGGAGGCACGCCGGACGGAGATCAGCGGGAACGGGATCGCGGCGCCGATCGCGAAGGCGGTCATGGAGGAGGCGCTGCGGGCGGAGCCGCAGCGCCCCTGA
- a CDS encoding PBS lyase, giving the protein MLAGIDEVDWASLGHAYGPADDVPALLRGLASDDPDARETALDGLYGAVHHQGDVYDSTLACIPFLLELVADPEVQDRGGIVELLTSIGGIDLDGDDELDELDLDEDEFEDAANYAMAAAGVAAGAEVFFGLVFDPDPEVRLAAPCALASLHPEPARVLTLLRERLTVENDTQVRLALVEAVGRIALRHESLHEETVDWLALVSRAARAPGLRLAALAQLARCAPDRLPADVVVTVTGLLEEVRREGRSQTAQAPADRDPLGTWGDPTAPYGLADPAGPAAGFPEHSGRAVPETSGPTTGLPEHHPDLADLADLSAHPDLAGHPELSGHPDLAGRPEPSGHTDPTEHPELSGHPDPSGQPAPPGPHDPSDPAQLPKHTEHTEHSELPDLPDLQALGDLTDVDDLTGLSDLADLADLADGADGAAPHPTLLGYLREFDDERRRDRTTPWTDELLRTLHTALDDRVDDRIALIVAQLQSPDWGQRADAIWMCGGLIRVWRGRYEEVVRLVGEQLADPEPRVREAAASWLKDLFELAGPATDALAARVATEARPWMRERIGPDGALLALARAGDARAVPVLARALERPEPCDDLLYTVPLLGPAAAPLAPVLRRRLGQVELDDALFDHAGPLLFALTGLRAGQAVPEVLRVLRGAPAYRRDWVHESALRALAAFGPAAHEAVPDLRRLLDCGTAAVATGAARALWAVTGETGLALPVLERWLGTDRETGERRSAAAALGAIGPAAASVAPALRRCLSAQDLWLRVEGAMALWQVSGDTEAALPVLLAGWEENRHTRVRIAECLAEMGPAAAGAEPVIRTELARRRRHNVVAGGYSGHDVREDEKLLTLCRAALARMERDA; this is encoded by the coding sequence ATGTTGGCCGGGATCGATGAGGTCGACTGGGCCTCGTTGGGACACGCGTACGGCCCGGCCGACGACGTACCGGCACTGCTGCGCGGACTCGCCTCGGACGACCCCGACGCACGGGAGACCGCCCTCGACGGGCTGTACGGAGCGGTGCACCATCAGGGCGACGTGTACGACTCCACGCTCGCCTGCATCCCCTTCCTGCTCGAACTCGTCGCCGACCCGGAGGTCCAGGACCGGGGCGGCATCGTCGAGTTGCTCACCAGCATCGGCGGGATCGATCTCGACGGCGACGACGAGCTCGACGAACTCGACCTGGACGAGGACGAGTTCGAGGACGCGGCGAACTACGCGATGGCGGCGGCCGGGGTCGCCGCCGGCGCGGAGGTGTTCTTCGGCCTGGTCTTCGACCCCGACCCGGAGGTACGGCTCGCCGCGCCGTGCGCCCTCGCCTCGCTCCATCCGGAACCGGCGCGGGTGCTGACCCTGCTGCGCGAGCGGCTGACCGTCGAGAACGACACGCAGGTCCGGCTCGCGCTGGTCGAGGCGGTCGGGCGGATCGCGCTGCGGCACGAGTCGCTGCACGAGGAGACGGTGGACTGGCTGGCCTTGGTCTCCCGGGCGGCGCGCGCGCCCGGACTGCGCCTCGCGGCGCTCGCACAGCTCGCGCGCTGCGCGCCGGACCGGCTGCCGGCGGACGTGGTGGTGACGGTGACCGGACTCCTGGAGGAGGTCCGCCGCGAGGGGCGGTCGCAGACCGCCCAGGCGCCCGCCGACCGCGACCCGCTCGGCACGTGGGGCGACCCCACCGCCCCTTACGGCCTCGCGGACCCCGCCGGTCCGGCGGCCGGATTCCCCGAACACTCCGGCCGAGCCGTCCCGGAGACCTCCGGTCCGACGACCGGGCTACCGGAGCACCACCCCGATCTGGCCGATCTCGCGGACCTGTCCGCACACCCCGACCTCGCCGGGCACCCCGAGCTGTCCGGGCACCCCGACCTCGCCGGGCGCCCCGAACCGTCCGGCCACACCGACCCGACCGAGCACCCCGAACTCTCCGGGCACCCCGACCCGTCCGGGCAGCCCGCTCCCCCCGGGCCGCACGACCCCTCGGACCCTGCCCAACTCCCCAAGCACACCGAGCACACCGAGCACTCCGAACTCCCCGACCTGCCCGACCTCCAGGCGCTCGGCGACCTCACCGATGTCGACGACCTGACCGGCCTCTCCGACCTCGCCGACCTCGCCGACCTGGCCGATGGCGCCGACGGCGCCGCCCCGCACCCCACCCTCCTCGGGTACCTACGGGAGTTCGACGACGAGCGGCGGCGGGATCGGACCACCCCGTGGACCGACGAGCTGCTCCGCACCCTGCACACCGCGCTCGACGACCGGGTCGACGACCGGATCGCGCTGATCGTCGCCCAGTTGCAGAGCCCCGACTGGGGACAGCGGGCCGACGCGATCTGGATGTGCGGCGGGCTGATCCGGGTGTGGCGCGGCCGGTACGAGGAGGTCGTGCGGCTGGTCGGCGAGCAGCTCGCCGACCCCGAGCCGCGGGTGCGGGAGGCCGCCGCCTCCTGGCTGAAGGACCTGTTCGAGCTGGCCGGCCCCGCCACGGACGCCCTCGCGGCGCGGGTGGCCACCGAGGCGCGGCCCTGGATGCGGGAGCGGATCGGTCCCGACGGGGCGCTGCTCGCGCTGGCCCGGGCGGGCGACGCCCGTGCCGTACCGGTGCTGGCCCGGGCGCTGGAACGGCCCGAGCCGTGCGACGACCTGCTGTACACCGTGCCGTTGCTCGGCCCGGCCGCGGCGCCGCTCGCCCCGGTGCTGCGGCGCAGGCTGGGCCAGGTGGAACTGGACGACGCCCTGTTCGACCACGCGGGCCCGCTGCTCTTCGCGCTGACCGGCCTGCGGGCCGGGCAGGCGGTGCCGGAGGTGCTGCGGGTGCTGCGCGGTGCGCCCGCGTACCGGCGGGACTGGGTGCACGAGTCGGCGCTGCGCGCGCTGGCCGCCTTCGGGCCCGCCGCGCACGAGGCGGTGCCGGACCTGCGCCGGCTCCTGGACTGCGGCACGGCCGCGGTGGCCACCGGGGCCGCGCGCGCCCTGTGGGCGGTGACCGGCGAGACCGGGCTCGCCCTGCCGGTGCTGGAGCGCTGGCTGGGGACGGACCGCGAGACGGGCGAGCGGCGCTCGGCCGCCGCCGCGCTCGGCGCGATCGGACCGGCGGCGGCCTCGGTCGCGCCCGCGCTGCGCCGCTGCCTGAGCGCGCAGGACCTGTGGCTGCGGGTCGAGGGCGCGATGGCGCTGTGGCAGGTCTCCGGCGACACCGAGGCCGCTCTTCCGGTACTGCTCGCCGGCTGGGAGGAGAACCGTCACACCAGGGTCAGGATCGCGGAGTGCCTGGCGGAGATGGGCCCGGCGGCGGCGGGCGCGGAGCCGGTGATCCGTACGGAACTGGCCCGCCGGCGCCGTCACAACGTGGTGGCCGGCGGCTACAGCGGACACGACGTGCGGGAGGACGAGAAGCTGCTGACGCTGTGCCGGGCAGCACTGGCCCGGATGGAGCGGGACGCCTGA
- a CDS encoding ferritin-like domain-containing protein: protein MSTHDLYANAPGDQVWQVPAAGSARFNWEYDLNSAGRDRLLALYQKGKDKQWDGAKRIDWDLEVDPYDPLGTPDEVLTLHGTRHWAKMTEKDKGTLRRHYAAWQFSQFLHGEQGAMICAARIVESVPDLDAKFYSATQTMDEARHAEIYGRFLHEKIGMLYPINDNLQSLLGDTLRDSRWDMPYLGMQVLIEGLALAAFGMIRDTTDKPLPKQILAYVMQDEARHVAFGRMALRDYYKQLTDAELREREEFVIEGCYLMRDRLRGIEVLENFGIPKKEAEEYSEQSEFLHLFRKLLFSRIVPCVKDIGLWGERLQKAYLDMGVFDLGDSSLDLLMTQDEEIAEALDRERFATEERERVAEVTGAIAEGAEG, encoded by the coding sequence GTGTCGACGCACGACCTGTACGCGAACGCCCCGGGAGACCAGGTCTGGCAGGTGCCGGCCGCCGGCTCGGCCCGCTTCAACTGGGAATACGATCTGAATTCAGCCGGCCGTGACCGGCTCCTCGCCCTGTACCAGAAGGGCAAGGACAAGCAGTGGGACGGCGCGAAGCGCATCGACTGGGACCTCGAGGTCGACCCGTACGACCCGCTCGGCACCCCCGACGAGGTGCTGACGCTCCACGGCACCCGCCACTGGGCGAAGATGACCGAGAAGGACAAGGGCACCCTGCGCCGGCACTACGCCGCCTGGCAGTTCAGCCAGTTCCTGCACGGCGAGCAGGGCGCGATGATCTGCGCGGCCCGCATCGTGGAGTCGGTGCCGGACCTGGACGCCAAGTTCTACTCGGCCACCCAGACCATGGACGAGGCCCGGCACGCCGAGATCTACGGCCGGTTCCTGCACGAGAAGATCGGGATGCTCTACCCCATCAACGACAACCTGCAGTCGCTGCTCGGCGACACCCTGCGGGACTCCCGCTGGGACATGCCGTACCTCGGCATGCAGGTACTGATCGAGGGTCTGGCGCTCGCCGCGTTCGGCATGATCCGCGACACCACCGACAAGCCGCTGCCCAAGCAGATCCTCGCGTACGTGATGCAGGACGAGGCCCGGCACGTGGCCTTCGGGCGGATGGCGCTGCGGGACTACTACAAGCAGCTCACGGACGCGGAACTGCGCGAACGCGAGGAGTTCGTGATCGAGGGCTGCTACCTGATGCGGGACCGGCTGCGCGGCATCGAGGTCCTGGAGAACTTCGGCATCCCGAAGAAGGAGGCGGAGGAGTACTCGGAGCAGTCCGAGTTCCTGCACCTGTTCCGCAAACTGCTGTTCAGCCGCATCGTGCCCTGCGTGAAGGACATCGGCCTGTGGGGCGAACGCCTCCAGAAGGCCTACCTCGACATGGGCGTCTTCGACCTCGGCGACTCCAGCCTCGACCTCCTGATGACCCAGGACGAGGAGATCGCCGAAGCCCTGGACCGCGAACGCTTCGCGACGGAGGAGCGGGAGCGGGTCGCGGAGGTGACGGGGGCGATCGCGGAGGGGGCGGAGGGGTGA
- a CDS encoding Uma2 family endonuclease, translating into MSAAREYGLDDQFEWPRPPEGGWTADDLDRLPNLPPHTELIDGSLVLMSPQTAFHALTMRLLENALLALAPDSVNVIREMSVRLDGRNRPEPDILVFRSDAYRGPHQTFFLPEDVVLAIEVVSADSEDRDREVKPRKYAEADIPHFWRVEENVGLPVVYVFELEPGTSSYVPTGIFHDRLKVSVPFPIDIDLTAVGRRRA; encoded by the coding sequence ATGAGCGCCGCACGCGAGTACGGGCTGGACGACCAGTTCGAGTGGCCCCGCCCGCCGGAAGGCGGCTGGACGGCGGACGACCTGGACCGGCTTCCGAACCTGCCTCCGCACACGGAGCTGATCGACGGGAGCCTTGTCCTGATGAGTCCGCAGACTGCGTTCCACGCGCTGACCATGCGGCTTCTGGAGAACGCGCTGCTGGCGCTCGCGCCGGACAGCGTGAACGTCATCCGAGAGATGAGTGTTCGACTTGATGGCCGTAACAGGCCGGAGCCCGACATTCTGGTGTTCCGGTCGGACGCGTACAGGGGCCCGCACCAAACGTTCTTTCTCCCCGAGGACGTTGTTCTGGCCATCGAGGTCGTCTCCGCCGACTCGGAGGATCGTGACCGTGAGGTCAAGCCCCGCAAGTACGCGGAGGCTGACATTCCGCACTTCTGGCGGGTCGAGGAGAACGTGGGTCTGCCGGTCGTCTACGTCTTCGAGCTGGAGCCTGGTACCAGCTCGTACGTTCCGACCGGCATCTTCCACGACCGGCTCAAGGTCTCCGTACCTTTCCCCATCGACATCGACCTCACGGCCGTGGGTCGGCGCCGCGCCTGA
- a CDS encoding ADP-ribosylglycohydrolase family protein — MTATRTADREAARRSVQGLSLGDAFGERWFPLFREPARAAREIRDRVVPTEAEWHWTDDTAMALAVLRVLVEHGTIEQDRLAACFALTYDADQARGYGHGMHMLLPPLLTAPGDWRTLAPTLFEGGSLGNGAAMRVAPLGAWFSADLDLVVEQARLSAEVTHAHPEGIAGAVAVAVAAALSVRGGLGLAEVAARTPAGAVHDGLLKAADVPLDTAPWRAADLLGNGQRIRADDTVPFAVWTAVRHADDLVAALWATAEGLGDVDTTCAITGGIVGAATGVEGVPAAWLRRRESPGASWA, encoded by the coding sequence ATGACCGCCACCCGTACCGCCGATCGTGAAGCCGCTCGTCGCAGTGTCCAGGGGCTCAGTCTCGGGGACGCCTTCGGGGAGCGGTGGTTTCCGCTCTTCCGTGAACCTGCCCGGGCCGCCCGGGAGATCCGTGACCGGGTCGTGCCGACCGAGGCGGAGTGGCACTGGACCGACGACACGGCCATGGCGCTGGCCGTCCTCCGTGTGCTCGTCGAGCACGGCACGATCGAGCAGGACCGGCTCGCGGCCTGCTTCGCGCTCACTTACGACGCCGACCAGGCGCGCGGCTACGGGCACGGCATGCACATGCTGCTGCCGCCGCTGCTCACCGCGCCCGGCGACTGGCGGACCCTCGCGCCGACCCTCTTCGAGGGCGGCAGCCTGGGCAACGGGGCCGCGATGCGCGTCGCGCCGCTGGGGGCCTGGTTCTCCGCGGATCTCGACCTGGTCGTCGAGCAGGCGCGGCTGTCCGCCGAGGTCACCCACGCCCACCCGGAGGGCATCGCGGGCGCGGTCGCCGTGGCGGTCGCCGCCGCCCTGTCCGTGCGTGGCGGGCTCGGCCTCGCCGAGGTGGCCGCCCGTACCCCGGCCGGAGCCGTCCACGACGGCCTCCTGAAGGCCGCCGACGTGCCCCTCGACACCGCGCCGTGGCGCGCCGCGGACCTGCTCGGCAACGGGCAGCGGATCCGCGCCGACGACACCGTCCCGTTCGCCGTCTGGACGGCGGTCCGGCACGCGGACGACCTCGTCGCCGCGCTCTGGGCGACCGCCGAGGGACTCGGCGACGTCGACACCACCTGCGCGATCACCGGCGGGATCGTCGGTGCGGCGACCGGGGTCGAGGGGGTGCCGGCGGCGTGGCTGCGGCGGCGCGAGTCGCCCGGGGCGAGCTGGGCGTGA
- the ligD gene encoding non-homologous end-joining DNA ligase: protein MTPITEVEGRRLALSNLDKVLHPATGTTKGELLHYYATTAAAMLPHLRDRAVSFLRYPDGPDGQLFFTKNPPPGTPAWVTTAPVPRSEDPRARQPVIQDLASLVWAANLVVEFHTHQWRMETPAVADRLVLDLDPGPPATIVECCGVALWLRERLAADGLTAYAKTSGAKGLHLLVPLEPTPSERVSAYARALAVEAEAELPAHVVHRMAKALRRGKVFVDHSQNAAAKTTATPYTLRAQPRPTVSAPVTWDEVEETADFGDPERLVLLMDDIAPRLERYGDLLGPLNDPDAAGSLP from the coding sequence ATGACGCCGATCACAGAGGTGGAGGGGCGTCGACTGGCCCTGAGCAATCTGGACAAGGTCCTCCACCCCGCCACCGGCACCACCAAGGGCGAGCTGCTGCACTACTACGCGACCACGGCCGCCGCGATGCTCCCGCACCTGCGCGACCGGGCGGTCTCCTTCCTGCGCTATCCGGACGGCCCGGACGGGCAGCTCTTCTTCACCAAGAACCCGCCGCCCGGCACACCCGCCTGGGTGACGACCGCCCCCGTACCCCGCTCCGAGGACCCGCGGGCCCGGCAGCCGGTGATCCAAGACCTCGCCTCGCTCGTCTGGGCGGCGAACCTCGTCGTGGAGTTCCACACCCACCAATGGCGGATGGAGACCCCCGCCGTCGCCGACCGGCTCGTCCTCGACCTCGACCCCGGGCCGCCCGCGACGATCGTGGAGTGCTGCGGGGTGGCCCTGTGGCTGCGTGAGCGGCTGGCCGCGGACGGCCTGACCGCGTACGCCAAGACCTCCGGCGCGAAGGGGCTCCATCTGCTCGTACCGCTGGAGCCCACGCCGTCGGAGCGCGTCTCGGCGTACGCGCGGGCGCTCGCGGTCGAGGCGGAGGCGGAACTTCCGGCGCACGTCGTGCACCGGATGGCCAAGGCGCTGCGGCGCGGCAAGGTCTTCGTCGACCACAGCCAGAACGCGGCCGCCAAGACCACGGCGACCCCGTACACCCTGCGGGCGCAGCCCCGGCCGACCGTATCGGCGCCGGTTACCTGGGACGAGGTCGAGGAGACGGCGGACTTCGGGGATCCGGAGCGGCTGGTCCTTCTGATGGACGACATCGCGCCACGTCTGGAGCGGTACGGGGATCTGCTCGGGCCGCTGAACGACCCGGACGCGGCGGGGAGCCTGCCGTGA